A single Candoia aspera isolate rCanAsp1 chromosome 7, rCanAsp1.hap2, whole genome shotgun sequence DNA region contains:
- the LOC134500756 gene encoding ubiquinol-cytochrome-c reductase complex assembly factor 6 isoform X1: protein MEDYVLTSKMLSFSLRSRAMPAGVSWPKYLKIFTATLLTMLAGAQTVHRYYKPDLTLDISPKAGELGTEMSGLKNMNEQIQPLQPRP, encoded by the exons ATGGAAGACTATGTCTTAACTTCTAagatgctttctttttctctgaggTCCAGAGCCATGCCTGCTGGTGTAAGTTGGCCTAAATACTTGAAAATCTTTACTGCAACCTTACTGACCATGCTTGCTGGTGCACAAACCGTCCACAGATATTACAAGCCTGACCTT ACACTGGATATTTCTCCAAAAGCTGGGGAGCTTGGAACAGAAATGTCGGGTCTAAAAAATATGAATGAGCAAATTCAACCTTTACAACCACGACCATAA
- the HSP90B1 gene encoding endoplasmin → MKPLWGLGLLCLLLLAASAQADELDVDGTVEDDLGKSREGSRTDDEVVQREEESIQLDGLNASQIKQIREKSEKFAFQAEVNRMMKLIINSLYKNKEIFLRELISNASDALDKIRLMSLTDENALSGNEELTIKIKCDKEKNMLHVTDTGIGMTKDELIKNLGTIAKSGTSEFLNKITEMQEENQSTSELIGQFGVGFYSAFLVADKVIVTSKHNNDSQHIWESDSNEFFVIGDPRGDTLGRGTTITLVLKEEASDYLELDTVKNLVKKYSQFINFPIYVWSSKTETVEEPLEDEEIKEKDETDDEAAVEEEEEEKKPKTKQVEKTVWDWELMNDIKPIWQRPSKEVEEDEYKAFYKSFSKENDDPMTYIHFTAEGEVTFKSILFVPSTAPRGLFDEYGSKKSDFIKLYVRRVFITDDFHDMMPKYLNFVKGVVDSDDLPLNVSRETLQQHKLLKVIRKKLVRKTLDMIKKIAEEKYNDTFWKEFGTNIKLGVIEDHSNRTRLAKLLRFQSSHHEINLTSLDQYVERMKEKQDKIYFMAGSSRKEAESSPFVERLLKKGYEVIYLTEPVDEYCIQALPEFDNKRFQNVAKEGVKFEESEKSKEAREALEKEYEPLLTWMKDKALKDKIEKAVLSQRLTQSPCALVASQYGWSGNMERIMKAQAYQTGKDISTNYYASQKKTFEINPRHPLIKDMLRRVQENEDDQTVADLAVVLFETATLRSGYLLPDTKEYGERIERMLRLSLSIDPEEKVEDEPEEPEEAAEEAEPEEEVEADEDTEESETEKKESTDVKDEL, encoded by the exons ATGAAGCCGTTGTGGGGACTCGGCCTGTTGTGCCTCCTTCTCCTGGCTG CCTCTGCTCAGGCTGATGAACTTGATGTGGATGGCACTGTCGAAGATGACTTGGGTAAAAGCAGAGAAGGATCTCGGACAGATGATGAAGTTGTTCAgag GGAAGAGGAATCTATCCAATTGGATGGTTTAAATGCATCCCAAATAAAACAAATTAGGGAAAAATCAGAAAAGTTTGCATTCCAGGCTGAAGTAAACAGAATGATGAAGCTTATTATCAATTcactttacaaaaataaagag ATTTTCCTTAGGGAATTGATTTCAAATGCATCTGATGCCCTAGACAAAATACGGTTGATGTCATTGACTGATGAAAACGCTCTTTCTGGTAATGAGGAACTCACAATAAAAATTAAG tGTGATAAAGAGAAGAATATGCTTCATGTTACAGACACTGGAATTGGCATGACCAAAGATGAGCTAATCAAAAATTTGGGTACCATTGCCAAATCTGGTACAAGTGAATTTCTAAATAAGATAACTGAAATGCAGGAAGAGAACCAGTCAACTTCTGAATTGATTGGTCAGTTTGGTGTTGGCTTCTACTCTGCCTTCCTTGTGGCAGACAAGGTTATTGTTACCTCAAAGCATAATAATGATAGTCAACACATCTGGGAATCTGACTCAAATGAGTTCTTTGTAATTGGAGATCCTCGGGGTGATACCTTGGGAAGAGGCACTACTATAAC tcttgttttaaaagaagaagCTTCAGACTATCTTGAACTAGATACAGTTAAAAACCTGGTCAAGAAGTACTCCCAGTTCATAAACTTCCCTATTTATGTATGGAGTAGCAAG ACTGAGACTGTAGAAGAGCCTCTTGAagatgaagaaataaaagagaaagatgagaCAGATGACGAagctgctgtggaggaggaggaggaagagaaaaaaccCAAAACTAAACAG GTTGAGAAAACGGTCTGGGATTGGGAGCTTATGAACGACATAAAACCAATTTGGCAGAGGCCATCTAAAGAAGTGGAAGAGGATGAATACAAAGCTTTCTACAAATCATTTTCTAAG gaAAATGATGATCCAATGACTTACATTCACTTTACTGCTGAAGGAGAAGTTACATTCAAGTCCATCTTATTTGTTCCCAGTACTGCTCCGCGTGGCTTATTTGATGAATACGGATCCAAAAAAAGCGACTTTATAAag CTGTATGTCCGTAGAGTATTCATCACAGATGACTTCCATGACATGATGCCCAAATATCTTAACTTTGTCAAGGGTGTT GTAGATTCAGATGACCTTCCTTTAAATGTGTCTCGTGAGACTCTCCAACAGCACAAACTACTAAAG GTAATCAGAAAGAAACTTGTCCGGAAGACACTTGATATGATCAAAAAGAttgctgaagaaaaatataaTGACACATTCTGGAAAGAATTTGGCACAAATATCAAACTTGGAGTGATTGAAGATCATTCAAATCGGACTCGTCTAGCTAAACTTCTTCGTTTCCAGTCTTCTCACCATGAAATCAACCTTACTAGTCTAGATCAGTAtgtagaaagaatgaaagagaagcaAGACAAAATCTATTTTATGGCTGGTTCAAGTAGAAAAGAG GCTGAATCTTCACCATTTGTGGAACGGCTTCTGAAGAAGGGTTATGAAGTAATATATTTGACAGAACCAGTGGATGAATATTGCATTCAGGCTCTCCCAGAGTTTGATAACAAAAGGTTTCAGAATGTTGCTAAAGAAGGAGTAAAGTTTGAAGAAAGTGAAAAGTCAAAGGAAGCTCGTGAGGCTTTAGAAAAAGAGTACGAACCCCTACTAACTTGGATGAAAGACAAAGCTTTAAAGGATAAA atTGAAAAAGCAGTATTATCTCAGCGATTGACCCAGTCACCATGTGCTCTTGTAGCTAGTCAATATGGATGGTCTGGCAACATGGAAAGAATTATGAAGGCTCAGGCTTACCAGACTGGGAAAGATATCTCTACAAA CTACTATGCAAGCCAAAAGAAGACATTCGAAATTAATCCTAGACATCCTCTCATAAAAGACATGCTCAGGCGTGTTCAG GAAAATGAAGATGATCAAACAGTTGCAGATCTTGCTGTGGTTCTATTTGAAACTGCTACCTTAAGATCAGGATATCTGCTGCCAGATACAAAGGAATATGGAGAAAGGATAGAAAGAATGCTTCGCCTGAGTTTGAGCATTGACCCAGAAGAAAAG gTGGAAGATGAGCCTGAAGAACCAGAAGAAGCTGCTGAAGAGGCAGAACCAGAAGAGGAAGTTGAAGCTGATGAAGATACTGAAGAGAGTGAAACAGAGAAAAAG GAGTCTACAGATGTAAAAGATGAATTGTAA
- the LOC134500756 gene encoding ubiquinol-cytochrome-c reductase complex assembly factor 6 isoform X2 — translation MPAGVSWPKYLKIFTATLLTMLAGAQTVHRYYKPDLTLDISPKAGELGTEMSGLKNMNEQIQPLQPRP, via the exons ATGCCTGCTGGTGTAAGTTGGCCTAAATACTTGAAAATCTTTACTGCAACCTTACTGACCATGCTTGCTGGTGCACAAACCGTCCACAGATATTACAAGCCTGACCTT ACACTGGATATTTCTCCAAAAGCTGGGGAGCTTGGAACAGAAATGTCGGGTCTAAAAAATATGAATGAGCAAATTCAACCTTTACAACCACGACCATAA